The genomic window CGTCACCGACTCGAGTGACCTGGCCGACGCGGTCACGGTGGTGGTGGAGCGCCGCGCCGCCGCGACCAAGCACAGCGAGCGGGTGATCGAGGCACTGGGCGGGCGCCAGTCCGCCATCGTCCTCGTCGACGACCTCGACGCCGGGCTGCGGGTTGTCGACGCGTACGCGGCCGAGCACCTGGAGGTGATCGCCGCGGACGCTGCGGCGGTCGCCGCCCGGGTGCGCAACGCCGGAGCGATCTTCGTCGGCCCGTACTCCCCAGTGAGCCTGGGTGACTACGCCGCCGGATCCAACCACGTCCTGCCCACCGGCGGCAGCGCTGCCCACAGCAGCGGACTGTCGGTGCAGTCCTTCCTCAGGGGTGTCCACGTCGTGGAGTACACCCGCACGGCCCTGGCCGCCACCGCCGCGCACGTGCTCGCCCTCGCCGAGGCCGAGGACCTGCCCGCCCACGGCGAGGCCGTGTCGGCACGCACGACGGGGCAGGGGCAGCGGTGAGCGAGATGATCGAACAGCTGCTGCGTCCCGAGCTGCGCGGACGCACGCCATACGGAGCGCCCCAGCTGGACGTCGACGTCCAGCTGAACACCAACGAGTCCTCGTACCCGGTTCCCGACGAGGTCGTGCGAGCGGTCTCCGCGGCACTGCACGAGGAACTCAGCGGGTTGAATCGGTACCCCGATCGTGAGTTCACCGCCTTGCGCGAGGCCCTCAGGGACTACTTGGCGAAACACGCCGGTGTCTCCTTTCGACCCGAGCAGCTGTGGGCCGGCAACGGCAGCAACGAGGTCCTGCAGCACCTCGTCCAGGCCTTCGGTGGTCCCGGGCGGACCGCGCTGGGCTTCACCCCCGCCTACTCGATGCACCCGATCATCACCGAGACGCTCGGCACCCGTTGGGTCGATGGGCAGCGGGACGCGCAGACCTTCGACCTCACGGTCGAGTCCGCGGTGGAGCAGGCACGGGAGGTCGATCCGCACCTGGTCTTCCTCTGCTCGCCCAACAACCCGACCGGGTCGGCCCTGCCCTTCGAGGTCATCGAGGCGATGCTCGAGGCCGCTCCGCGCGCGCTGGTGGTCGTCGACGAGGCCTACGCCGAATTCGCCCGCCCCGGCACGCCGACCGCGCTGTCACTGCTCGCCGACCACCCGCGGTTGGTCGTCACCCGCACCATGAGCAAGGCCTTCACCCTCGCCGGTGGACGCCTGGGCTACCTCGCGGCGGGCCCGGACATCATCGACGCCCTGCGTCTGGTGCGCCTGCCGTACCACCTGTCCACACCCACGCAGACTCTCGCCCGCATCGCGCTCGAGCACGCCGACCTCCTCCTCACCACGGTCGAGGCGATCAAGGAGCAGCGCGACCGCATCGTCACCGAGCTCACCGAGCTCGGCCTGGCCCCCGTCCCCAGCGACGCCAACTTCGTGTTCTTCGGCGGCCTCGCCGATGCCCCGGCGACGTGGCAGGCTCTGCTCGAGGACGGCGTGCTCGTCCGTGACGTGGGGATCGCACACCACCTGCGCGTCACGGCCGGCACCCCGCAGGAGACGAGCCGCTTCCTGGCGGCCATGGCCCGGCTCGTCCCCGCCCACATGATGACGAAGGAGAACCCGTGAGCAGCCAGTCCCGCACCGCCACAGTGCGTCGAGGTACGTCCGAGTCCCGCGTCGAGGTGAGCGTCGACCTCGACGGCTCCGGCGTCGGCGACGTCTCGACCGGGGTGCGCTTCTACGACCACATGCTGCTGTCGCTGGCCAAGCACAGCCTCATCGACCTCACCGTCAGCGCCGACGGTGACGTGGACGTCGACGCCCACCACACCGTCGAGGACGTCGCGATCGTCCTCGGGCAGGCGGTCAGGGAGGCGCTCGGTGACAAGAGCGGCATCAGCCGGTTCGGTGACGCCACCGTCCCACTCGACGAGGCACTCGTGCACGCGGTCGTCGACGTCGCCGGTCGCCCCTACGTCGTGCACACCGGCGAGCCCGTCGGGCAGGAGTACGTGATCATCGGCGGCAACTTCGTCGGGTCACTGACGCGCCACGTCATGGAGTCCTTCGCGTACAACGCCGGCATCGCGCTGCACGTGCGCGTCCTGGCCGGACGCGACCCGCACCACGTGGTCGAGGCCCAGTTCAAGGCCCTGGCCAGGGCCTTGAGGTCCGCGGTCGCCCATGACCCGCGGGTCAGCGGCATCCCGAGCGCCAAGGGCGCGCTGTAGATCGGCATGCGATGAGCACAGCCAGCAGGGGAGTGGTCTGTCTCTCCGCGACCGCGGCCAGCGCCGCCGACTGGGTGCGCCGCGGGATCGTCCCGTGCCACGTACTCGAGCACGCCTCGTGGTCGGTCGTCGTCCCGGCACGCACGAGTGCGGCCGCCGGCGCTCCCTACGACGACGCGCTGACCGTGCTGGCCTCCCGGCACATCAGGCCCCGGCTTGGTCCTGCCATCGGGCTCTTCCGCTTCGACGACGTCGCCGTGCTGACCGGCCGCGCGGCCGGTCGGGCGTCGACCCGGTGGGCGCTGCGCGACGGCGACGGCAGGGTCGTGGGGGGAGAGGACCTGCCCCGGCTCTCACCCGAGGACCTGCACCGCACCCTCGCCAGTGGTCCCGCCACGCGAGAGGTGCCGATTCGCCGGGTCCGTGATCTCTGGCACCGCAGCGAGCTGACCCACGACGAGTGGCTGGTCGAGGTGATCACGGTCCTGGGGCTTCCCGGCGGCAGGGTGCTCGACGGCACCGACACCCACCTCGGCCCGGTCATCGCCCCCCACGCGCGATCGATCGCGGGCTTCGAGTCCGCCGTGAAGGATGTGCACCAGTGACCAGGCCCCGTGTGAGCGTGCTCGACCACGGCTCCGGCAACGTGCACTCGGTCGTGCGCGCCCTCGCCCATGTCGGCGCCGACGTCGAGCTGACGGCCGAGCGCAACCGTGTCCTCGCCGCGGACGGGCTCCTCGTCCCCGGTGTCGGCAACTTCCACGCCTGCATGGCCGGCCTCGAGGCGGTCGGCGGCGGAGCTCTCATCGATGCCCGGTTGGCCGGGGGACGCCCTGTCCTGGGAGTGTGCGTCGGGATGCAGGTGATGTTCGAGGGGTCCGACGAGCCGAGCGGGACCGCTCCGGCCAGGGCGGGTCTGGGGCAGTGGCCGGGGACCGTCACCCGGCTGCGAGCGCCCGTCGTCCCGCACATGGGATGGTCGACGACCACCCCGGCCGCGGGCAGCGTGCTCTTCGGCGGCATCGAGGACGAGCGCTTCTACTTCGTCCACTCCTACGGGGTGGCCGCCTGGGACCTGCGCGTGGCGCCCGGAGGGCTGGCCGCGACCGCCCCTCGGGTCACGTGGAGCGAGCACGGGGCCCCCTTCGTCGCGGCCGTCGAGAACGGCCCGTTGTCCGCAACGCAGTTCCACCCGGAGAAGTCCGGGGACGCGGGACTGCACCTTCTGAAGAACTGGGTGATGTCACTGTGACCACGACCGAGACCGCACGGCTGGAGCTGCTTCCCGCCGTCGACGTGCGCGAGGGGCGGGCCGTGCAGCTGCAGCAGGGCATCTCCGGCTCGGGCTGGGACTTCGGCGACCCCCTGCAGGCTGCCCGGGCCTGGCAGGAGGAGGGCGCCGAGTGGATCCACCTGGTCGACCTCGACGCGGCCTTCGGCGAAGGGAGCAACCGTGACCTCCTCGCCGGGATCGTCGGCCGGCTCGACCTCAAGGTCGAGCTGAGCGGCGGGATCCGGGACCAGGCCTCGCTCACGGCGGCGCTCGACTCCGGGTGCGCCCGGGTCAACCTCGGCACCGCCGCACTGGAGAACCCCGAGTGGACGGCCCGGGCCATCGCCGAGCACGGCGACCGGATCGCGGTCGGCCTCGACGTGCGCGGCACCACGCTGGCCGCACGAGGCTGGACCCGGGAGGGCGGCGACCTCTGGGAGACACTCGCCCGTCTCGACTCCGAGGGCTGTACCCGCTACGTCGTCACCGACGTGGCGAAGGACGGCATGCTGGCCGGCCCCAACCTCGAGCTGCTGCGCAGCGTCTGCCAGGCCACCCCGGCCAAGGTCGTCGCCTCCGGTGGGGTGACGACCCGCGAGGACGTCGTCGCCCTGCGCGAGCTGGTGCCCGTCGGGGTCGAGGGGGCCATCATCGGCTCGGCGCTGTACAAGGGCACGGTGACCCTCACCGAGGCCCTCGATGCAGCGGGTCGGCCATGACCACGCCCGGCGACTCGGCCGGAGTGCCGTGGGAGGGACGAGAGCTGCCCACGGGTGGATTCGAGGGTGACACCGGCACCGCCGATCCCGCTCTGATGCGGGCCCTGACCACCGGTGGCGAGGCGGACGTGATGCGTACGCTGGCGAAGGCTCGCCTGATCGTCCCCGTCACCGCGGTCGCCGGCGAGCTCGGCGAGGGCGTGGACGGCCATGTCGCCGACAAGGAGGGGGACATGGCCGTCGCCCTCCTGGAGCACCCGGACGGACGCACGGCGCTGCCCGTCTTCACCTCGATGGAGGCCCTGGCCGCCTTCAGCTCCACGATGCGGCCGGTGCCGGTCGAGGCGTCGAAGGCGGCGCAGGCAGCGGTGGGCGAGCGTGCCGACCTCATGGTGCTCGACTGCGCGAGCGAGCAGGCCTTCGAGATCCGTGCCTCGATGGTCTGGGCACTGGCCCAGCAGCGCGAGTGGTTGCCCGCGCACGAGGACCCCTTCGTCGAGGCCTCGATCGCGCGGGTGTGCGGCACCCACGAGGAGGTCACCGGCCACGTCCTCTCGGCGGGAGCACCGGACGGCCAAGGGGTGCTCCAGATCGAGCTGACCCTCGTGCCGGGCCTGGGCCAGGAGGGGATCGAGCAGCTCGTGACCACCATGGCCGAGGAGCTGGCCACCGACGGCGAGCTGCGTGCCCGGGTCGACGGGTTGAGCTTCGCCATCACCTGATTTCCTGTCCCGAGGGTCGCGCTGCTATCGTTGGGACCGACCGGTCATCGTCTTGCGACGGTGACGCAAGAGGAGCCTCGCTTCCCACCCGCGACGACCACATGGTTGCCGGGTCTCAGGTCTCGGTGCGGTACGAACCGCCGGCGGTCTTCGTCGAGGTGTTCGTGGGCATCGTGCTCTGGTGAGGCTCCTCGCGATCGGCGAGGAGCCTTTCTTCGTCGGTGGCGGGAGTGACACACCGAGCTAAGGAGCAGCACATCAGCGAGCCTCGCATCAATGACCGAATCCGCGTCCCAGAGGTGCGTTTGGTCGGCCCCAACGGGGAGCAGGTCGGCATCGTCCGCGTGGAGGATGCCCTCAGGCTCGCTGCCGAGGCGGACCTCGATCTCGTCGAGGTCGCTCCGATGGCCAAGCCGCCCGTGGCCAAGCTCATGGACTTCGGCAAGTACAAGTACGAAGCCGCCATGAAGGCGCGTGAAGCGCGCAAGAACCAGGTCAACACGGTCATCAAGGAGATCAAGCTCCGACCGAAGATCGACAGCCACGACTACGGCACCAAGAAGGGCCACGTCGAGCGCTTCCTCGGTGCCGGCGACAAGGTCAAGGTGACGATCATGTTCCGCGGACGCGAGCAGTCCCGCCCCGAGCTGGGCTTCCGGCTGCTGCAGCGTCTGGCCGAGGACGTGGTCGAGCTGGGCACCGTCGAGTCCGCCCCGAAGCAGGACGGGCGCAACATGGTCATGGTGCTCGGTCCGACGAAGAAGAAGTCCGAGGCCCGCGCCGAGGCGCGCCGCAAGAAGGACGACGAGGCAGCCGCCAAGGCAGCCGAGAGCAAGGACAGCGACGCCCCGGCCGAGTCCTGAGCCGGCACGAAGACCAGCACAGCAACACGAAGGAGATCGGCGACCATGCCGAAGAACAAGACGCACAGTGGTGCCAAGAAGCGCTTCCGGGTCACCGGCTCGGGCAAGATCATGCGCGAGCGGGCCAATCACGTCCACAAGTTCCACGAGAAGACCCCGCAGCACGCGCGGCGCCTCGCGAACGATGTCCAGGTCTCCAAGGCCGACGAGAAGAAGATCAAGAAGCTGCTCGGTCGCTGATCTGAGCCTGAATTCCCCCATACCTGAAGGAGTACTCACGTGGCACGCGTGAAGCGGGCGGTCAACGCCCACAAGAAGCGCCGGGTCGTTCTCGAGCGCGCGAGCGGCTACCGGGGCCAGCGGTCCCGCCTCTACCGCAAGGCCCGGGAGCAGGTCACCCACTCGCTGGAGTACAGCTACCGTGACCGCCGCGCCAGGAAGGGCGACTTCCGTCGCCTCTGGATCCAGCGGATCAACGCGGGCGCCCGCGCCAACGGGATGACCTACAACCGGTTCATCCAGGGTCTGCGCGGCGCCGAGATCGAGGTCGACCGTCGGATGCTCGCCGAGCTGGCCGTCAACGACGAGGCTGCCTTCGCCGCCCTCGTCGAGGTGGCCAAGGCCAACGTTCCGGCCGCCGACGCCAAGGCGCAGGCCTGAGCGATCACGTTGGACGCCGGGAGCGCCCACCCCTGACCAACCCCGCCGCCGAGCGGGTGAAGCAGGTACGTGGGCTCTCCCGGCGTTCTGTGCGTCGGCGCACCGGCCGCGTCCTCGTCGAGGGCCCGCAAGGGGTGCGCGAAGCGGTGCGCTTCGTGCCCGAGCGGATCCGTGACCTCTACGTCACGCGGGAGGCCGCGCAGCGGTATGCAGACTTCGTCGGGCCGGCCCGCGACCGGGGTGTCTTCGTCCACGAGGCGAGCGAGGAGGTCCTCGCCGCGATGTGCGACGCCGACACGCCCCAGGGCACCGCGGCCGTCGTCGACTGGACGCCCACGACGCTGGCGGCCGTGCTCGCCCGGGAGCCCCGGCTGCTCGTGCTGCTCACCCACGTGCGCGACCCCGGCAACCTCGGTACCGTCATCCGCGGCGCGGACGCGGCCGGTGCCGACGCGGTCCTCGTCAGCGAGGGATCGGTCGACGTCACCGGTCCCAAGACCGTGCGCTCCACGGCCGGGTCGATCTTCCACCTGCCGGTCGTCACCGGCCTCGACGTCGCCGCGACCCTGACCGCGCTGGACGATGCCGGGGTGCGCCGCCTCGCGGCAGACGGGGTGGGGGAGCGGACCATCGACGAGGTCGATCTGACCACCGCACACGCCTGGGTCATGGGCAACGAGGCCTGGGGCCTGGAGCCGGACACCCGGCAGGCGTGCGACGACGTCGTGCGGGTGCCGATCCACGGCCACGCCGAGTCCCTCAACCTCGCGATGGCGACCACGATCTGCCTCTACACCTCCGCTCGGAGCCAGCGCGTGCCCTGAGTGCGCTTGACTGGACCACATGGCCACAGCCGCAGCGTCGAACGGGCAGCCCGTCCGCGCGCCGCGTGGTGGTCCGGCGCGCGCGGCGGGGCGCGTGCACTGGATGGAGCTGCTCTTCGACCTGGTCTTCGTCGCCTTCGTGGGCCAGCTGGCGCACGGGATCCACGGTGACCCGGGGTGGCGTGAGATCGCGACCTTCGTCCTGCTGTTCTTCCCGGCGTGGTGGGCCTGGGTGAACATCGTCGCGGTGGTCAACCTCCTGCCCGACCTGACCGCCCGCGGGTTGGGCCTGTCCATGCTCACTGCGATGGCAGCCGCCGGCCTCATGGCTGCTGCTGCACCCGAGGCGCTCGGCGACCGGGCCTGGGCGTTCTCCGTGGCCAACGCCGCCCTGCGCGTGGTCCTGCTCGTGCTGTGGCTCCACAGGCAGCGCCACGCCAGCGGCGCAGCGTCGCGGTGGCGCATCTGGATCTACAACGGCGGGACCGCCGCGCTGTGGCTGGTGGCCGCCCTGCTGCCCCTGGACAGCGCCGTCGTCGTGTGGGCCGTGGCGATCCTCGTCGAGGTGGTCATGGTGGCTGTGAGTGCGCGGCTGCAACCCGAGACCGGGATCGCCGGCATCAACGTCGAGCACGCCGCCGAGCGCCTGGGGCTGTTCGTCGTCATCGTGCTCGGCGAGTCCGTGTTCACGATCGTCATGCAGGTCTCGGCGCTGTGGAGCCCGGGCGCCCGGCTCACGGGCGCGCTGGGCTTCCTCGTGGTGGCCCTGCTGGGCTGGACGTTCTTCCAGTACGGCATCGGCACGCTGAACGAGGGGCTGGAGAGGTTGGCGCGCAGGCGGGACTTCGGCGGCGTCGTGCTGACGGCACTGCTGATGCCCTTCCTGCTCGTGGTGGGCGTCACCGCGATGGCGGGGGCGATCTCGACGGCGATCTCGGCCCCCTTCGACACCCTCCCGATCGGGTCAGGGATCACCCTCGGCGGCGGTCTGGCCCTGTTCTACCTGACGAACGCCGTCGTCTCGCTGCGGTACGGGCAACCGGCCCGCGCGGTGGTGCCGTGGTCGATCCCGGCCGTGGGGCTGAGCCTGGTGCTCGTGCCGGCCAGCGTCGCCGTGCCCGCCGCATCCCTGCTCGCGATGGCGGCGGTGCTCGTCCTCGGGCTCACCGGGTACGTCGAGGTGCGCCGGCACGCAGGCGCCCGCCGGGGGGCATGACGAAGGGGGTGGGACCAGCGTGAACTGCTCCCACCCCCTTCATCCTGCCGTGGCTCAGCTGCTGGCCTCGCGCAGCACCTCGCCGGTCTCCACGTCACCGGCATGGGCTGCCTCATTGGTCTCCTTGACGCGGCGCCCGATCTCGGCATCGATGTTGGTCCAGTACTCGTAGACCCGGGACAGGACCGGGTCCGCCACGCCGCCGAGCGACCCGGCGACCGTCTCGACGAGGCGGTCGCGCTGGGCGTCGGAGAACACCTCGCGCACGAGTGTTCCCGGCTGACCGAAGTCGTCGTCCTGCGAATGCAGCTCGTAGGCGGAGCGCACCATCTCGCCGTCGGTCTCCCAGCCGTCGTCGACCGGGCCCTGCTCGTCCGCGTGCGGGCGGCCGAAGCTGTTGGGCATGTATGTCGGCGCGGCGCCGGAGTGCTCGTAGCGCATCGGCCCGTCGAAGGAGTAGTGGTTCTCCTGATCGACGGCCGGCCGGTTGACCGGCAGCTGGTGGAAGTTCGGACCGATTCGGGCCCGGTGGGCGTCGGCATAGGCGAAGACACGTCCCAGGAGCATCTTGTCCGGGGAGAAGCCGATCCCCGGGACGGTGTTGCTCGGCGCGAAGGCCGCTTGGTCGATCTGGGCGAAGAAGTTCACCGGGTTCTCGTCGAGGGTCATCGTGCCCACCTCGATGAGCGGGTAGTCCTCGTGCGGCCAGGTCTTCGTCAGGTCGAAGGGGTTGAACCGGTAGGTGTTCGCGTCCTCGTACGGCATGATCTGCACGGACAGCGTCCACGTCGGGTGTTCGCCCCGCTCGATGGCCTCGAAGAGGTCGCGACGGTGGAAGTCGGCGTCCTCACCGGCGATGCGGTCGGCCGCCTCGTTGGTGATGCCTTCCACGCCCTGCTGGGTGTGGAAGTGGTACTTCACCCAGAACTTCTCGCCCGAGGCGTTGACCCACATGTAGGTGTGGCTGCCGTAGCCGTTCATGTTCCGCCACGAGCGGGGCAGCCCGCGGTCGCCCATGAGGTAGGTGACCTGGTGGGCGGACTCGGGGTTGTTGGTCCAGAAGTCCCACTGCATCGTGTTGTCGCGCAGCCCGCTGTCGGGCAGGCGCTTCTGGCTGCGGATGAAGTTGGGGAACTTCAGCGGATCCCGGAGGAAGAAGATCGGCGTGTTGTTGCCGACGAGGTCGAAGTTGCCCTCGGAGGTGTAGAAACGCAGCGCGAAGCCGCGTACGTCGCGCCAGGTGTCGGGGGAGCCGAGCTCGCCGGCGACGGTGGAGAAGCGGGCGAGCATCCGGGTCGTGGCTCCGGGCTGGAAGACGGCGGCCTTGGTGTACTTCGAGACGTCCGCCGTGACCTCGAAGCGGCCGAAGGCGCCGGCCCCCTTGGCGTGCGGCTTCCGCTCGGGGATGTTCTCGCGGTTGAAGTGCGCGAGCATGTCGACGAGGTGGGTGTCGTGCAGCAGCAGCGGTCCATTGCTCCCCACGGAGAGGCTGTTGCGGTCGCTGACCGTGGGGGAGCCGTTGATCTGGGTCGAGGGGCCGGAGACGTCGAGAGCTCCTCGGGCGTCGGACCTGGGCTCGGGGGTGGCGGGAGTGGTGGACATCTGCTGCTCCTCTTTCTCTGTGGGGTGGGGTGCAGTACAGGTCAGGGTATGGCGACCGCGGTCGCGGCGCAGGCGGGGCAGATGCCCCAGTAGATGACCTCGGCCTCGTCGATGGTGAAGCCGTGGTCGTCTGCGGCGTCGAGGCACGGGGCCTTGCCCGGCGCGCACTCGACGTCGGTCATCGACCCGCAGGTGCGGCAGACGAGGTGGTGGTGGTTGTCGCCGAGCTCGATCTCGAACCGGGCCGGGTGGCCGGCCGGCTCGAACTTGCGCACGAGACCGATCCCGGCCAGGGCCGCGAGGATGTCGTAGACGGCCTGGGTGCTCACGGACCCGAGTCGCTCACGTGTGCACCGGGTGATCGTGTCGACGTCGGCGTGCGGGTGCGCGGACAGCTCACGCAGCACAGCGACCCTCGGGGCCGTGACGCGCATGGAGCGCTCACGCAGCAGCCCGGCGGCGACGTCTGGATCGATCATGGTGCTCATCACGAACAAGAATCCCACCAATACTTGAATGAGTCAAGAAACGAGCGGCGCTCTCGACCGCCCGGACGAGACGTCGGAACGTAGGTTGCCCACCATGAACCTGCGCCACCTGCTCGATCGGCTGCGCCGCCTCGGCCAGCGACTGCGCGACCTGCTGCGCCGACTACGCCGGTCACCGACCGACTCGCACGAGTCCGGGGCGGTCATCCCCCTTCGCCCGGACAGCACCGACGTGCCGCAGGGACTGGCCTGGGACGAGGAGCACGAGGAGTTCGTCTACACGTTCTACGACGCCGACGACCACACCGCCGGCCGGGTCGTCTTCGCCGACCGCGACGGAAGGGTCAGCGCACAGGCCCCGCTGAGCGGGCTGGGCCACTACGGGGGGATCACCCTCCACGGCGGGCGCACCTATGTCTGCGGTGCCGGGGCGGTGCAGGTCCACGCCACCCAGCGGTTGCGGCAGGGGATCGGCGAGCCGCTGATGACCGTGAGGGTGAGGGCCAGCTCCACGGTGACCTCCCACCAGGACGGCCTCTACGTGACGACGTTCCGACGTGACCGGCCCGAGCGCATGTACCGCTATGACCTCGACCAGGACGGCACCCCCGTCGAGACCGGAGCAGTCTTCACGGTGCCGCCGCAGACCCAGGGGGTGGCCTTCGCGCCGGACGGGACCGTGTACTTCTCC from Janibacter cremeus includes these protein-coding regions:
- a CDS encoding histidinol-phosphate transaminase, which translates into the protein MIEQLLRPELRGRTPYGAPQLDVDVQLNTNESSYPVPDEVVRAVSAALHEELSGLNRYPDREFTALREALRDYLAKHAGVSFRPEQLWAGNGSNEVLQHLVQAFGGPGRTALGFTPAYSMHPIITETLGTRWVDGQRDAQTFDLTVESAVEQAREVDPHLVFLCSPNNPTGSALPFEVIEAMLEAAPRALVVVDEAYAEFARPGTPTALSLLADHPRLVVTRTMSKAFTLAGGRLGYLAAGPDIIDALRLVRLPYHLSTPTQTLARIALEHADLLLTTVEAIKEQRDRIVTELTELGLAPVPSDANFVFFGGLADAPATWQALLEDGVLVRDVGIAHHLRVTAGTPQETSRFLAAMARLVPAHMMTKENP
- the hisB gene encoding imidazoleglycerol-phosphate dehydratase HisB; translated protein: MSSQSRTATVRRGTSESRVEVSVDLDGSGVGDVSTGVRFYDHMLLSLAKHSLIDLTVSADGDVDVDAHHTVEDVAIVLGQAVREALGDKSGISRFGDATVPLDEALVHAVVDVAGRPYVVHTGEPVGQEYVIIGGNFVGSLTRHVMESFAYNAGIALHVRVLAGRDPHHVVEAQFKALARALRSAVAHDPRVSGIPSAKGAL
- the hisH gene encoding imidazole glycerol phosphate synthase subunit HisH; translation: MTRPRVSVLDHGSGNVHSVVRALAHVGADVELTAERNRVLAADGLLVPGVGNFHACMAGLEAVGGGALIDARLAGGRPVLGVCVGMQVMFEGSDEPSGTAPARAGLGQWPGTVTRLRAPVVPHMGWSTTTPAAGSVLFGGIEDERFYFVHSYGVAAWDLRVAPGGLAATAPRVTWSEHGAPFVAAVENGPLSATQFHPEKSGDAGLHLLKNWVMSL
- the priA gene encoding bifunctional 1-(5-phosphoribosyl)-5-((5-phosphoribosylamino)methylideneamino)imidazole-4-carboxamide isomerase/phosphoribosylanthranilate isomerase PriA, giving the protein MTTTETARLELLPAVDVREGRAVQLQQGISGSGWDFGDPLQAARAWQEEGAEWIHLVDLDAAFGEGSNRDLLAGIVGRLDLKVELSGGIRDQASLTAALDSGCARVNLGTAALENPEWTARAIAEHGDRIAVGLDVRGTTLAARGWTREGGDLWETLARLDSEGCTRYVVTDVAKDGMLAGPNLELLRSVCQATPAKVVASGGVTTREDVVALRELVPVGVEGAIIGSALYKGTVTLTEALDAAGRP
- a CDS encoding SseB family protein — its product is MTTPGDSAGVPWEGRELPTGGFEGDTGTADPALMRALTTGGEADVMRTLAKARLIVPVTAVAGELGEGVDGHVADKEGDMAVALLEHPDGRTALPVFTSMEALAAFSSTMRPVPVEASKAAQAAVGERADLMVLDCASEQAFEIRASMVWALAQQREWLPAHEDPFVEASIARVCGTHEEVTGHVLSAGAPDGQGVLQIELTLVPGLGQEGIEQLVTTMAEELATDGELRARVDGLSFAIT
- the infC gene encoding translation initiation factor IF-3, with the protein product MTHRAKEQHISEPRINDRIRVPEVRLVGPNGEQVGIVRVEDALRLAAEADLDLVEVAPMAKPPVAKLMDFGKYKYEAAMKAREARKNQVNTVIKEIKLRPKIDSHDYGTKKGHVERFLGAGDKVKVTIMFRGREQSRPELGFRLLQRLAEDVVELGTVESAPKQDGRNMVMVLGPTKKKSEARAEARRKKDDEAAAKAAESKDSDAPAES
- the rpmI gene encoding 50S ribosomal protein L35, whose amino-acid sequence is MPKNKTHSGAKKRFRVTGSGKIMRERANHVHKFHEKTPQHARRLANDVQVSKADEKKIKKLLGR
- the rplT gene encoding 50S ribosomal protein L20 — translated: MARVKRAVNAHKKRRVVLERASGYRGQRSRLYRKAREQVTHSLEYSYRDRRARKGDFRRLWIQRINAGARANGMTYNRFIQGLRGAEIEVDRRMLAELAVNDEAAFAALVEVAKANVPAADAKAQA
- a CDS encoding TrmH family RNA methyltransferase; the protein is MKQVRGLSRRSVRRRTGRVLVEGPQGVREAVRFVPERIRDLYVTREAAQRYADFVGPARDRGVFVHEASEEVLAAMCDADTPQGTAAVVDWTPTTLAAVLAREPRLLVLLTHVRDPGNLGTVIRGADAAGADAVLVSEGSVDVTGPKTVRSTAGSIFHLPVVTGLDVAATLTALDDAGVRRLAADGVGERTIDEVDLTTAHAWVMGNEAWGLEPDTRQACDDVVRVPIHGHAESLNLAMATTICLYTSARSQRVP
- a CDS encoding low temperature requirement protein A, translated to MATAAASNGQPVRAPRGGPARAAGRVHWMELLFDLVFVAFVGQLAHGIHGDPGWREIATFVLLFFPAWWAWVNIVAVVNLLPDLTARGLGLSMLTAMAAAGLMAAAAPEALGDRAWAFSVANAALRVVLLVLWLHRQRHASGAASRWRIWIYNGGTAALWLVAALLPLDSAVVVWAVAILVEVVMVAVSARLQPETGIAGINVEHAAERLGLFVVIVLGESVFTIVMQVSALWSPGARLTGALGFLVVALLGWTFFQYGIGTLNEGLERLARRRDFGGVVLTALLMPFLLVVGVTAMAGAISTAISAPFDTLPIGSGITLGGGLALFYLTNAVVSLRYGQPARAVVPWSIPAVGLSLVLVPASVAVPAASLLAMAAVLVLGLTGYVEVRRHAGARRGA
- a CDS encoding catalase, whose protein sequence is MSTTPATPEPRSDARGALDVSGPSTQINGSPTVSDRNSLSVGSNGPLLLHDTHLVDMLAHFNRENIPERKPHAKGAGAFGRFEVTADVSKYTKAAVFQPGATTRMLARFSTVAGELGSPDTWRDVRGFALRFYTSEGNFDLVGNNTPIFFLRDPLKFPNFIRSQKRLPDSGLRDNTMQWDFWTNNPESAHQVTYLMGDRGLPRSWRNMNGYGSHTYMWVNASGEKFWVKYHFHTQQGVEGITNEAADRIAGEDADFHRRDLFEAIERGEHPTWTLSVQIMPYEDANTYRFNPFDLTKTWPHEDYPLIEVGTMTLDENPVNFFAQIDQAAFAPSNTVPGIGFSPDKMLLGRVFAYADAHRARIGPNFHQLPVNRPAVDQENHYSFDGPMRYEHSGAAPTYMPNSFGRPHADEQGPVDDGWETDGEMVRSAYELHSQDDDFGQPGTLVREVFSDAQRDRLVETVAGSLGGVADPVLSRVYEYWTNIDAEIGRRVKETNEAAHAGDVETGEVLREASS
- a CDS encoding Fur family transcriptional regulator gives rise to the protein MSTMIDPDVAAGLLRERSMRVTAPRVAVLRELSAHPHADVDTITRCTRERLGSVSTQAVYDILAALAGIGLVRKFEPAGHPARFEIELGDNHHHLVCRTCGSMTDVECAPGKAPCLDAADDHGFTIDEAEVIYWGICPACAATAVAIP